A single window of Oerskovia paurometabola DNA harbors:
- a CDS encoding glycosyl hydrolase family 18 protein gives MAAGLTAAAMLATSLVAGTVAATASPLPAATATAATGDSAINGYRNVAYFTQWGVYGRDFKMKELQDSGAAADLTHLNYAFGNIHHQTLTCFEANKAQGTGPNGSDGAGDAWADYGMGYTAANSVAGVADAWDQPLAGSFNQIKQLKAKNPQIKAMLSIGGWTWSKNFSKAAATDASRKKLVSSCIDLYLKGNLPVVDGRGGPGSAAGVFDGFDIDWEWPGSLNGEVGNIVDVANDKANFKALLKEFRTQLDAYGATTGKKYQLSAFLPANPDDIASGGWNDPENYQYLDFGNIQGYDLHGAWNKTLTGHQGNLYDDPTDTRPANRRYSVDKAVKAYLDAGVPAKQLTLGLAMYGRGWKGATSSAPWGVATDAGPGTWEAGNEDYDKLKNLGTGYFDPVSVASWRHDGNQWWSFDDPKSVAVKGDYIAAKKLGGAMWWDLTGNQDGSLLKGLATKFRAAPAGPVIGDPTGGGGTTGGTTGGTTGGTTGETTGGTTGGTTGGTTGGTTGGTGTECAAAWTATGTYSGGATVSYSGKNYKAKWWTQNETPGTAGGPWELVGTCGTSGGTTGGTTGGTTGGTTGGTTGGTTGGTTGGTTGGTTGGTTGTGTCTAPAWSATAVYNGGAQVSHNGQKYTAKWWTQNNVPGAEQYGPWQALGAC, from the coding sequence ATGGCCGCGGGACTGACCGCCGCGGCCATGCTCGCGACGTCCCTGGTCGCCGGCACCGTCGCCGCGACCGCTAGCCCCCTCCCCGCAGCCACGGCGACCGCCGCGACCGGCGACAGCGCGATCAACGGCTACCGCAACGTCGCCTACTTCACCCAGTGGGGTGTCTACGGGCGCGACTTCAAGATGAAGGAGCTCCAGGACTCCGGCGCCGCTGCCGACCTGACGCACCTCAACTACGCGTTCGGCAACATCCACCACCAGACGCTCACGTGCTTCGAGGCCAACAAGGCCCAGGGCACGGGCCCCAACGGGTCCGACGGCGCGGGCGACGCGTGGGCCGACTACGGCATGGGATACACCGCCGCCAACTCGGTCGCGGGCGTGGCCGACGCCTGGGACCAGCCGCTCGCCGGCTCGTTCAACCAGATCAAGCAGCTCAAGGCCAAGAACCCCCAGATCAAGGCCATGCTGTCGATCGGCGGCTGGACCTGGTCGAAGAACTTCTCCAAGGCCGCCGCGACCGACGCGAGCCGCAAGAAGCTCGTGTCGTCCTGCATCGACCTCTACCTCAAGGGCAACCTCCCCGTGGTCGACGGCCGCGGCGGGCCCGGCTCGGCGGCCGGCGTGTTCGACGGCTTCGACATCGACTGGGAGTGGCCCGGCTCTCTCAACGGCGAGGTCGGCAACATCGTCGACGTCGCGAACGACAAGGCGAACTTCAAGGCCCTCCTCAAGGAGTTCCGCACCCAGCTCGACGCCTACGGCGCGACCACGGGCAAGAAGTACCAGCTCAGCGCGTTCCTCCCCGCCAACCCGGACGACATCGCGTCGGGCGGCTGGAACGACCCCGAGAACTACCAGTACCTCGACTTCGGGAACATCCAGGGCTACGACCTGCACGGCGCCTGGAACAAGACCCTCACGGGGCACCAGGGCAACCTGTACGACGACCCCACCGACACCCGCCCCGCGAACCGCCGGTACAGCGTCGACAAGGCCGTCAAGGCCTATCTCGACGCCGGCGTGCCCGCGAAGCAGCTCACCCTGGGCCTCGCGATGTACGGCCGCGGCTGGAAGGGCGCGACGTCGTCGGCCCCCTGGGGCGTGGCGACGGACGCCGGACCCGGTACCTGGGAAGCCGGCAACGAGGACTACGACAAGCTCAAGAACCTCGGCACGGGGTACTTCGACCCGGTATCCGTGGCCTCGTGGCGTCACGACGGCAACCAGTGGTGGAGCTTCGACGACCCGAAGTCCGTCGCCGTCAAGGGCGACTACATCGCCGCCAAGAAGCTCGGCGGGGCCATGTGGTGGGACCTCACGGGCAACCAGGACGGCTCGCTCCTCAAGGGCCTCGCGACGAAGTTCCGCGCGGCACCGGCCGGGCCCGTGATCGGTGACCCGACGGGTGGCGGTGGCACGACCGGTGGGACGACTGGTGGGACAACTGGTGGGACGACTGGTGAGACGACTGGTGGGACGACCGGTGGGACGACCGGTGGGACCACGGGTGGGACCACGGGTGGGACCGGCACGGAGTGCGCCGCCGCCTGGACCGCGACGGGGACCTACAGCGGCGGCGCGACGGTTTCCTACAGCGGCAAGAACTACAAGGCCAAGTGGTGGACCCAGAACGAGACCCCCGGCACGGCTGGCGGCCCCTGGGAGCTCGTCGGCACGTGCGGCACCTCCGGTGGCACGACCGGCGGCACGACCGGTGGGACGACCGGCGGCACGACCGGTGGGACGACGGGTGGCACGACCGGCGGCACGACCGGTGGGACGACGGGTGGCACGACCGGTGGGACGACGGGCACCGGGACCTGCACCGCCCCCGCCTGGTCCGCCACGGCCGTGTACAACGGCGGGGCCCAGGTCTCGCACAACGGTCAGAAGTACACCGCCAAGTGGTGGACGCAGAACAACGTCCCCGGGGCCGAGCAGTACGGCCCGTGGCAGGCGCTCGGCGCCTGCTGA
- a CDS encoding helix-turn-helix transcriptional regulator produces the protein MPASQQDVLTSDQVRTSRTSTEHRPERLSSRRAEIDLALSAVADGRGAFVWTGEPGMGASTTLELVHEALHGASGPHPPLVLRVAQAMGPQRSGGAVRSLVSQVAQVTGCAVPDRLVRPLDVADPEYGYLPEVGAVALAEYLEEAVPDRTVVLLADDLHLVDEISRAVVVGLVAQRRAALVLLATAVPGGFDRPLPYPIEVRELAPLGPSEALHLLLVEERLAVAPHVAARLAQNLAGNAAAISQTARLLSTEQLAGTAILPDPLPPVQAVRTLLGDRLDELAPEERRALLVAAVAVVERTDVLLAASGLSIEEVLDGPLSGQLSLVSGRFAFTDPRVRSLVHGDARLADRTAAHLRLATVHTAAGEEDIATWHTALATLAGDPALAPGLVSLAQRLLERGDVVWAHEVAREAASQAAASERGEAYVVAGTAALQSGHVHDAADWLRRAARCEGGVSSARILGPLVTALTHVQGQVPDDVIAPFIALADNDDACTCCVDHEGRPRDAAGGCEIGDVVKGLTSAATLHAERGDGVAASQAFDAAKRLARRCTQGVGGLDVVRSWLANYGVGERGKRADLPGSRLSPEQEAYAQVSRAIALADEDALDVAGQALASAVANLAPVRNGGRWFDAPSGAVTPYVEAHLRLAQVLVHFWSGNITKARRELEEAAFRLPVGLPFAGTGVAVARRLDMAVDGSVGTLATALEETCSCPTSRPVRLGLLVDRAIGASFARHHTQAATLLELAAETDRRDCAHMLHLPGMDDVEAWVLAGRPDAAEKALARRRVEAKDLSPANRVATLARAEIALARPEDAVALRDAVASAGRGIASPFEHGRTELCLGRALTRWGDLPAAHEHLLSAVELLTQSGAWAWARQAQGELAGVVEHLGALQVAARRTETSPVPTTTPGGGVPHAVVASSGRARLAARESDVSDDALDELRARWADELTDRELDVALLVVQGGSNREAADQLYLSVRTVEVHLGRVFRKLGVRSRVELAVLAHRVGR, from the coding sequence ATGCCAGCCAGCCAGCAAGACGTCCTGACCTCAGATCAGGTGCGCACGTCCCGCACGTCCACCGAGCACCGGCCTGAGCGGCTCTCGTCCAGGCGGGCGGAGATCGACCTCGCTCTCTCGGCGGTCGCCGACGGGCGGGGCGCCTTCGTCTGGACCGGTGAGCCGGGCATGGGAGCGAGCACCACGCTCGAGCTCGTCCACGAGGCGCTGCACGGGGCGAGCGGTCCGCACCCGCCCCTGGTCCTGCGGGTCGCCCAGGCGATGGGACCGCAGCGGTCCGGCGGGGCGGTGCGCTCCCTCGTGTCCCAGGTCGCCCAGGTCACCGGGTGCGCGGTGCCGGACCGGCTCGTGCGCCCGCTCGACGTCGCCGACCCGGAGTACGGCTACCTGCCGGAGGTCGGCGCGGTCGCGCTCGCCGAGTACCTCGAGGAGGCGGTGCCCGACCGGACGGTCGTGCTGCTCGCCGACGACCTCCACCTGGTCGACGAGATCAGCCGCGCCGTGGTGGTCGGGCTCGTCGCCCAGCGGCGCGCGGCGCTCGTGCTCCTCGCGACCGCGGTCCCCGGTGGCTTCGACCGTCCGCTCCCGTACCCGATCGAGGTGCGGGAGCTCGCGCCCCTCGGTCCGTCGGAGGCGCTGCACCTGCTGCTCGTCGAGGAGCGCCTGGCCGTGGCCCCCCACGTCGCGGCGCGGCTCGCCCAGAACCTCGCGGGCAACGCGGCGGCGATCTCCCAGACGGCCCGGCTGCTGTCGACCGAACAGCTCGCGGGCACCGCGATCCTCCCGGACCCCCTCCCCCCGGTGCAGGCGGTCCGCACGCTGCTCGGCGACCGGCTCGACGAGCTCGCCCCCGAGGAGCGGCGGGCCCTGCTCGTCGCGGCGGTCGCGGTCGTCGAGCGCACGGACGTGCTGCTCGCGGCGTCGGGGCTGAGCATCGAGGAGGTGCTCGACGGTCCTCTCTCGGGGCAGCTCTCCCTGGTCTCGGGCCGTTTCGCGTTCACCGACCCGAGGGTGCGCTCGCTGGTCCACGGCGACGCCCGGCTCGCGGACCGCACGGCCGCGCACCTGCGGCTGGCGACGGTCCACACGGCGGCCGGCGAGGAGGACATCGCGACCTGGCACACGGCGCTCGCGACGCTCGCGGGGGACCCTGCGCTCGCGCCCGGGCTCGTGTCCCTGGCCCAGCGGCTCCTCGAGCGCGGGGACGTGGTGTGGGCTCACGAGGTCGCGCGAGAGGCCGCGAGCCAGGCGGCCGCGTCCGAGCGCGGAGAGGCGTACGTGGTCGCGGGGACGGCCGCGCTGCAGTCCGGTCACGTCCACGACGCGGCCGACTGGCTGCGCCGCGCCGCACGCTGCGAGGGCGGCGTGAGCTCGGCCCGCATCCTGGGCCCGCTCGTCACCGCGCTCACGCACGTCCAGGGCCAGGTGCCCGACGACGTGATCGCCCCGTTCATCGCGCTCGCGGACAACGACGACGCCTGCACCTGTTGCGTCGACCACGAGGGTCGCCCCCGGGACGCGGCCGGGGGGTGCGAGATCGGCGACGTGGTGAAGGGGCTCACGAGCGCCGCGACCCTTCACGCCGAGCGGGGTGACGGCGTCGCCGCGTCCCAGGCGTTCGACGCGGCGAAGCGTCTCGCTCGGCGATGCACCCAGGGCGTGGGAGGGCTCGACGTCGTCAGGTCGTGGCTCGCCAACTACGGCGTGGGGGAGCGCGGGAAGAGAGCGGACCTGCCCGGGTCGCGGCTCTCGCCCGAGCAGGAGGCGTACGCCCAGGTCAGCCGGGCGATCGCCCTGGCCGACGAGGACGCCCTCGACGTCGCGGGCCAGGCGCTCGCGAGCGCGGTCGCGAACCTCGCACCGGTCAGGAACGGCGGCCGGTGGTTCGACGCACCGTCAGGTGCCGTGACCCCGTACGTCGAGGCGCACCTTCGCCTGGCCCAGGTGCTGGTGCACTTCTGGTCGGGAAACATCACCAAGGCGCGCCGCGAGCTCGAGGAGGCGGCCTTCCGCCTGCCCGTCGGGCTGCCGTTCGCCGGGACGGGGGTCGCGGTCGCGCGGCGCCTCGACATGGCGGTCGACGGCAGCGTGGGGACGCTCGCCACCGCCCTCGAGGAGACGTGCTCGTGCCCGACGTCGCGGCCGGTCCGGCTCGGCCTCCTCGTGGACCGGGCCATCGGGGCGTCGTTCGCCCGCCACCACACCCAGGCGGCCACCCTGCTCGAGCTGGCAGCCGAGACCGACCGGCGCGACTGCGCCCACATGCTGCACCTGCCCGGGATGGACGACGTCGAGGCGTGGGTGCTCGCCGGCCGTCCCGACGCGGCGGAGAAGGCGCTCGCGCGGCGGCGGGTCGAGGCCAAGGACCTGTCCCCGGCGAACCGGGTCGCGACGCTCGCACGAGCAGAGATCGCACTCGCGAGGCCCGAGGACGCGGTCGCGCTGCGCGACGCGGTCGCCTCGGCGGGTCGCGGGATCGCGTCGCCCTTCGAGCACGGGCGCACCGAGCTCTGTCTCGGCCGGGCCCTGACGCGCTGGGGCGACCTCCCCGCGGCCCACGAGCACCTCCTCTCGGCGGTCGAGCTCCTGACCCAGTCCGGGGCGTGGGCGTGGGCCCGGCAGGCGCAGGGTGAGCTCGCGGGCGTCGTCGAGCACCTCGGCGCCCTGCAGGTCGCCGCGCGTCGCACCGAGACGTCGCCCGTCCCGACCACGACCCCTGGGGGAGGCGTCCCGCACGCCGTCGTCGCGTCGTCGGGCAGGGCGCGTCTCGCCGCACGCGAGAGCGACGTGTCCGACGACGCCCTCGACGAGCTGCGCGCCCGCTGGGCGGACGAGCTCACCGATCGAGAGCTCGACGTCGCGCTCCTGGTCGTCCAGGGGGGATCCAACCGCGAGGCCGCGGACCAGCTCTACCTCTCGGTCCGCACCGTCGAGGTCCACCTGGGGCGCGTCTTCCGCAAGCTCGGCGTGCGCTCGCGGGTCGAGCTCGCGGTCCTCGCGCACCGGGTCGGACGGTGA
- a CDS encoding CorA family divalent cation transporter yields the protein MSATTPAVVEATRPATTYGHRPASATPAGAPRFDPQALRVRWLQVASEDAAALERARDAGVDFSLASGRVWETDEHVYLPVVATYRRGERIEREVLMFALSPDRVVTLQPSRHYPIFDKAIARMRRTPRLTQTSYGVMYALLYALNEAAERVIHHASDLLEDMSDQIEEATLGYDRRGREIGVTDMQGTISRMNRAEEIVSSTQESQLSLARAARHLRSEIADTDPVLAGLVETLIADVDGVKEHASFEHDKVRYLQQAIMTSLDVKQNQIVKVFTIITAVFLPPTLITSFYGMNFTRMPELEWELGFPWVVLVTLVAAVIPLVYIKRRGWLR from the coding sequence GTGAGCGCGACGACGCCCGCGGTCGTCGAGGCGACCCGGCCCGCGACGACGTACGGTCACCGCCCCGCGTCGGCGACCCCGGCGGGCGCCCCACGGTTCGACCCCCAGGCCCTGCGTGTCCGCTGGCTCCAGGTCGCCTCCGAGGACGCAGCCGCGCTCGAGCGCGCGCGGGACGCGGGCGTCGACTTCTCCCTGGCCTCCGGGCGCGTCTGGGAGACCGACGAGCACGTCTACCTGCCCGTCGTGGCGACCTACCGGCGCGGCGAGCGGATCGAGCGCGAGGTCCTGATGTTCGCGCTGTCCCCCGACCGCGTCGTGACCCTCCAGCCGTCCCGGCACTACCCGATCTTCGACAAGGCCATAGCCCGCATGCGGCGCACCCCGCGCCTGACCCAGACGTCGTACGGCGTCATGTACGCGCTGCTGTACGCGCTCAACGAGGCCGCCGAGCGCGTCATCCACCACGCGAGCGACCTGCTCGAGGACATGTCCGACCAGATCGAGGAGGCCACGCTCGGCTACGACCGGCGCGGTCGTGAGATCGGCGTGACCGACATGCAGGGCACCATCTCCCGCATGAACCGGGCCGAGGAGATCGTCTCGAGCACCCAGGAGTCCCAGCTCTCGCTCGCGCGCGCCGCCCGGCACCTGCGCAGCGAGATCGCCGACACCGACCCCGTGCTCGCGGGACTCGTCGAGACCCTCATCGCGGACGTCGACGGAGTCAAGGAGCACGCGAGCTTCGAGCACGACAAGGTCCGCTACCTCCAGCAGGCCATCATGACCTCGCTCGACGTCAAGCAGAACCAGATCGTCAAGGTGTTCACGATCATCACCGCGGTGTTCCTGCCCCCGACGCTCATCACGTCGTTCTACGGCATGAACTTCACGCGCATGCCCGAGCTCGAGTGGGAGCTCGGGTTCCCGTGGGTCGTGCTCGTGACGCTCGTCGCCGCCGTCATCCCGCTCGTGTACATCAAGCGGCGCGGCTGGCTGCGCTGA
- a CDS encoding glycosyl hydrolase family 18 protein → MTATTLALVASGLVAAGTATAAPATPAAPAAVSPNGDNDINGYRNVGYFMSWAPENYGYTVKDFQESGQADQITHVNYAFANIHPTDLTCFISDKDGSPAPGGNDGAGVAGADFVDGVSAADSIDGVADTADQALAGNFNQVLKLKETNPDTKVLVSIGGWTWSKFFSKAAATPESREKFVSSCIDLYLEGNLPEIDGRGGPGAAAGLFDGIDIDWEWPGAPGWSQHPENFVDPVNDKANFTALLAEFREQLDEYGASQGKEYLLSSYIPVNPTVINAGWDAPKIFDYLDYGNIQGYDLHGGWSPNLAGHQSNLHDDPTYTGEISVEQGIDLYLSRGVDPQQITLGIPAFGRGWTGVEAGDSNGAWQSAAGVAEGTHEPGYKQYFELRDLGTEYFDETTGSSWRYDGNEWWTVDTPRAVEYKAKWVAEKGLGGSMWWDLAGDYEDELVGAAADVYRASQAGPVDSDAPGGCYGDWTKAGIYTAGQVASHQGVNYQANWWVHTNAPGTEKYWSPWRVVGSCV, encoded by the coding sequence GTGACGGCGACGACCCTGGCCCTCGTGGCGTCCGGCCTGGTCGCGGCAGGCACGGCGACGGCCGCGCCGGCCACGCCCGCCGCGCCCGCCGCGGTCAGCCCCAACGGTGACAACGACATCAACGGGTACCGCAACGTCGGCTACTTCATGTCGTGGGCCCCGGAGAACTACGGCTACACGGTCAAGGACTTCCAGGAGTCCGGCCAGGCCGACCAGATCACGCACGTCAACTACGCGTTCGCGAACATCCACCCGACCGACCTGACGTGCTTCATCTCCGACAAGGACGGCTCGCCCGCACCCGGCGGCAACGACGGGGCAGGTGTCGCCGGCGCCGACTTCGTCGACGGTGTCAGTGCGGCGGACTCGATCGACGGGGTCGCGGACACGGCAGACCAGGCGCTCGCCGGGAACTTCAACCAGGTCCTCAAGCTCAAGGAGACGAACCCCGACACCAAGGTGCTGGTGTCGATCGGTGGGTGGACCTGGTCCAAGTTCTTCTCGAAGGCCGCCGCGACGCCCGAGTCCCGCGAGAAGTTCGTCTCGTCGTGCATCGACCTCTACCTCGAGGGCAACCTGCCGGAGATCGACGGCCGCGGTGGCCCGGGCGCAGCAGCCGGCCTCTTCGACGGCATCGACATCGACTGGGAGTGGCCTGGCGCGCCGGGCTGGTCGCAGCACCCCGAGAACTTCGTCGACCCCGTGAACGACAAGGCGAACTTCACGGCGCTGCTCGCGGAGTTCCGTGAGCAGCTCGACGAGTACGGCGCCTCGCAGGGCAAGGAGTACCTCCTGTCCTCGTACATCCCGGTGAACCCGACGGTCATCAACGCGGGCTGGGACGCGCCGAAGATCTTCGACTACCTCGACTACGGCAACATCCAGGGCTACGACCTGCACGGTGGTTGGTCGCCGAACCTGGCCGGGCACCAGTCCAACCTGCACGACGACCCGACCTACACGGGCGAGATCTCGGTCGAGCAGGGGATCGACCTGTACCTGAGCCGCGGCGTCGACCCGCAACAGATCACGCTGGGCATCCCCGCGTTCGGCCGCGGCTGGACCGGTGTCGAGGCAGGCGACTCGAACGGGGCGTGGCAGTCGGCCGCAGGCGTGGCCGAGGGCACGCACGAGCCCGGCTACAAGCAGTACTTCGAGCTGCGCGACCTGGGCACCGAGTACTTCGACGAGACGACCGGGTCGTCCTGGCGCTACGACGGCAACGAGTGGTGGACGGTCGACACCCCGCGCGCCGTCGAGTACAAGGCGAAGTGGGTCGCGGAGAAGGGCCTGGGCGGCTCGATGTGGTGGGACCTCGCGGGTGACTACGAGGACGAGCTGGTCGGTGCGGCCGCTGACGTCTACCGCGCGTCGCAGGCGGGTCCGGTCGACTCGGACGCTCCCGGTGGATGCTACGGCGACTGGACCAAGGCGGGCATCTACACTGCTGGCCAGGTGGCGTCCCACCAGGGCGTCAACTACCAGGCCAACTGGTGGGTCCACACCAACGCACCGGGCACCGAGAAGTACTGGAGCCCGTGGCGCGTGGTCGGTTCCTGCGTCTGA
- the dtd gene encoding D-aminoacyl-tRNA deacylase, with amino-acid sequence MRAVLQRVTRASVSVGGEVVGRVDRPGLVALVGVTHDDGPAQVELVARKIAELRILRDERSVLDEGAPVLVVSQFTLYADTKKGRRPSWNGAAKGDVAEPLVAEVVAALRARGVEVATGVFGADMQVELVNDGPVTILVEA; translated from the coding sequence ATGAGGGCGGTCTTGCAGCGCGTGACGCGCGCGAGCGTGAGCGTGGGCGGCGAGGTCGTGGGGCGCGTCGACCGGCCGGGCCTGGTCGCGCTCGTGGGCGTGACGCACGACGACGGTCCCGCGCAGGTCGAGCTCGTCGCGCGCAAGATCGCCGAGCTGCGGATCCTGCGCGACGAGCGGTCGGTGCTCGACGAGGGCGCGCCCGTCCTGGTCGTCAGCCAGTTCACGCTCTACGCGGACACCAAGAAGGGGCGGCGCCCGTCGTGGAACGGTGCGGCGAAGGGGGACGTGGCGGAGCCGCTCGTCGCCGAGGTGGTCGCCGCGCTGCGTGCGAGGGGGGTCGAGGTCGCGACCGGCGTGTTCGGTGCGGACATGCAGGTCGAGCTCGTCAACGACGGCCCGGTGACGATCCTCGTCGAGGCATAG
- a CDS encoding asparaginase, producing MLRSAAPLAEVVRGDLVESVHLGHLVTLNASGEADLVVGDASTVIWPRSSVKPFQAVAMLRNGLTLPPRLLALGAASHNAEDFHLAGAREILAGVGLDESALRNTPDMPVYPPAAFAWQELGNGPASITQNCSGKHAAMLATCVVAGWDTATYLDPAHPLQVAIRETLLELTGDDAADLHVTVDGCGAPLFSTTLVGMARGFGRLAGAPAAAPGSPEALVAGAMSSFPEMVGGTGRDATEVMQAVPGLVAKDGADGVYGAGLPDGRALAFKVLDGSPRPRPAVLVSALAALGARDLPGADGAALDRVSRTPVLGGGEPVGEVRAAFGPGFAA from the coding sequence GTGCTGCGCTCCGCCGCTCCGCTCGCGGAGGTCGTCCGGGGCGACCTGGTCGAGTCCGTGCACCTGGGGCACCTGGTGACGCTCAACGCCTCGGGTGAGGCCGATCTGGTGGTGGGCGACGCGTCGACCGTGATCTGGCCTCGTTCGTCGGTCAAGCCGTTCCAGGCGGTCGCGATGCTCCGCAACGGCCTGACCCTGCCGCCTCGTCTGCTGGCGCTCGGTGCCGCGAGCCACAACGCCGAGGACTTCCACCTCGCGGGCGCGCGCGAGATCCTCGCGGGGGTCGGGCTCGACGAGTCGGCGCTGCGCAACACCCCGGACATGCCGGTCTACCCGCCGGCGGCGTTCGCGTGGCAGGAGCTCGGCAACGGCCCGGCGTCGATCACGCAGAACTGCTCGGGCAAGCATGCCGCGATGCTCGCGACGTGCGTCGTGGCCGGCTGGGACACCGCGACGTACCTGGATCCCGCGCACCCGCTCCAGGTCGCGATCCGCGAGACCCTGCTCGAGCTCACGGGCGACGACGCGGCGGACCTCCACGTGACGGTCGACGGCTGCGGTGCGCCGCTCTTCTCGACGACGCTGGTCGGCATGGCGCGGGGCTTCGGCCGGCTGGCCGGTGCGCCGGCGGCGGCGCCCGGGTCGCCCGAGGCCCTGGTGGCAGGCGCGATGTCCTCGTTCCCCGAGATGGTCGGCGGGACCGGTCGCGACGCGACCGAGGTCATGCAGGCGGTCCCGGGCCTCGTCGCCAAGGACGGCGCGGACGGCGTGTACGGCGCGGGCCTGCCGGACGGCCGCGCGCTCGCGTTCAAGGTCCTCGACGGCTCGCCGCGCCCGCGTCCCGCGGTGCTGGTCTCCGCGCTGGCGGCCTTGGGGGCGCGCGACCTGCCGGGGGCCGACGGCGCCGCGCTCGACCGTGTCTCCCGCACCCCGGTCCTGGGTGGGGGAGAGCCCGTGGGCGAGGTGCGGGCCGCGTTCGGACCGGGCTTCGCCGCATGA
- a CDS encoding DUF2516 family protein, producing MISFGGAQWLVLVILAVVVFAAQAFALIDALRRPANGFTAEGKLTKPIWSAILGVAAAIGFLGLPPLMLTSSSFLNLLALVPAFIYLVDVRPRLKSYGFGRGSGGNRGGRPGGW from the coding sequence GTGATCAGCTTCGGTGGAGCCCAGTGGCTCGTTCTCGTCATCCTCGCGGTCGTGGTGTTCGCCGCGCAGGCCTTCGCTCTCATCGATGCGCTGCGGCGTCCCGCGAACGGGTTCACCGCCGAGGGGAAGCTCACCAAGCCGATCTGGTCGGCGATCCTGGGGGTCGCCGCGGCGATCGGGTTCCTCGGCCTGCCGCCGTTGATGCTGACGAGCTCCAGCTTCTTGAACCTCCTGGCCCTCGTCCCGGCCTTCATCTACCTGGTCGACGTGCGTCCTCGGCTCAAGTCGTACGGGTTCGGTCGCGGGTCGGGCGGCAACCGTGGTGGCCGTCCGGGCGGGTGGTGA
- a CDS encoding type II toxin-antitoxin system VapC family toxin — translation MALVYFDASALVKLCVAEPGSELASALWNRADVVTTSRLSDTEVRAALAAGERTGVLDAAERAQALAAWERLWPALHLVEVSPEVLDRASDLAGSDGHSLRGADAVHLASALVLRHEDAIFAVWDERVASAARAEALRVLP, via the coding sequence ATGGCCCTGGTCTACTTCGACGCGAGCGCCCTCGTGAAGCTGTGCGTCGCCGAGCCTGGCTCGGAGCTCGCGAGCGCCCTGTGGAACCGGGCGGACGTGGTCACGACGAGCCGCCTGTCGGACACCGAGGTCCGTGCGGCGCTCGCCGCGGGCGAGCGTACGGGCGTCCTCGACGCCGCCGAGCGTGCGCAGGCGCTCGCCGCGTGGGAGCGGCTGTGGCCCGCGCTGCACCTGGTGGAGGTCTCGCCCGAGGTCCTGGACAGGGCGAGCGACCTCGCAGGGTCCGACGGTCACTCCTTGCGGGGCGCGGACGCCGTGCACCTCGCCTCCGCGCTGGTGCTGCGGCACGAGGACGCGATCTTCGCGGTGTGGGACGAGCGGGTCGCGAGCGCGGCGCGCGCGGAGGCGCTGCGCGTCCTGCCGTAG
- a CDS encoding type II toxin-antitoxin system Phd/YefM family antitoxin, with protein MEVSVSALRAELKSWIERARDGEDVVITERGIPVARLSAIGSADLITSLTRDGLLTPATEERPVHSPPARPAAKQSAMSGLVRRIRR; from the coding sequence ATGGAGGTTTCCGTCAGCGCCCTGCGGGCCGAGCTGAAGTCGTGGATCGAGCGGGCGCGTGACGGGGAGGACGTGGTGATCACCGAGCGCGGCATCCCGGTCGCCCGCCTGAGCGCGATCGGCAGCGCGGACCTGATCACGTCGCTGACCCGGGACGGCCTGCTCACGCCGGCCACCGAGGAGCGGCCCGTGCACTCGCCGCCCGCACGCCCGGCTGCCAAGCAGTCGGCGATGTCGGGCCTCGTGCGCCGCATCCGACGCTGA